Within the Chryseobacterium geocarposphaerae genome, the region GTGAAGAGACAAAGAAGTTTCCTCTGGCTTACTTTTTTCCATTTAAGAAAAGCATGATTCTTCCTTATTATCCGGATAAAAAATATGTTGTATCCAATCCGAAAAAGCTTACTTCAGATAAAATAACGCTTTGCTATACCGGAGCACTATCAGAAGACAAAGGAATCGGTAATTTTTTTAAAGCTGTAGATGTTTTAAGTAAAAAGATGCCGGAAACCATCATAAAATTATTCATTGTGGGAGCTGCGAGAAAGGAAAGTGATGAGAATTATTTTAAAAACTTGCTATCTGAATATAATTTTGAACATATTGAGATCCGAAAACCGACATCATTTGAGCATTTTACAGAAGCTTTTGTGGATGCAGACATCTGTTTTGATCTTCGTGAACTCAATTTTGAAAACAATCACTCTTTACCGATAAAATTATTTTACTACATAGGAGCCGGAAAACCTGTAATATATTCAGATCTTAAAGGAATCCGGGAGCATATGGATGTGTCAGAATTCGGGAAGCTTGTGGATCCGAGAAATGCTGAAATTATTTCGGATTTAATTGTAAATTACATCCGAAACCCAGAATATTATTATTCACATGCAATTCAGGCTCGGAAAGCGTTTGAACAACAATATAACTGGGGTGTAATTCGGAATTCCTTCGTTGATTTTGTAAAAAAGTCTATTAAATAATTGCCATGCAACTCAAAGTTGTCAAAACTTTTATTTCACGTTTTCTTATTCTGATCCTCAGTTTTGGATTGGTGATTTTCTCTACCAATATGTGGGGAAGTGAGGGAAAAGGAACGATTTCTATTGTGATTGCCAATGCGGCTATCGTAAGTTTTTTCAGCAGTATTTTTGCAGGAAGCAGCACTTCTTATTTTGCTTCAAAATTTAAAACCGAACAAATTTTAATATACTCATATATCTGGTCGGTTATTATGGGTATTTTAATTCCTGTCATATTTAGTTTTGCAGATATTCAGGCTAAATATTTGATGGATTTAATTGGGATTTCAGTTTTTTCAGCACTTTTATCCGTAAATGTTAATCTGTTTATTGGAAAACAGAATATTAGATTATTTAATGTCTATACAGTTCTACAGCAGCTTGTTCATATTCTTTTTATTAGTGTTTTTATTTATATCTTACAGCAGAAAGACGTTTCCGTTTATTTTGGAGCACAGATTTGCTGTCTTGCACTTTTATTTTTGACGAGCTTTTTTCAGGTTATTAGAGAATGTAAAATTTCAGATATTTCCTTATCTAAAAATGTATTCAAAAGCATGTTCGAGTATGGTTGGAAAACCCAGCTCAGTGCTTTTATTCAGTTTTTGAATTACAGGCTTTCTTTTTACTTTCTTGAATATTTTGAGGGGATTGGAAGCGTTGGTGTTTTTTCAATAGGAATCACTTTTTCAGAGGCGATCTGGACGATTACAAGAAGTATTGCAGTGATTCTGTACTCAGATGTCGTCAACAGCAAAAGCAGGGAAGAATCTATTCTTAAAACAAAATCTTCACTGAAACTTTCTTTTTTACTGATGCTGATCTTTTTATTAGGGATTATTATCATTCCCGGTTCACTTTATGAAATGATTTTCGGAAGAGCTTTCAGGGGTACAAAAGAAATCATGCTGCTTCTATCTCCGGGAATCCTGGCGATTGCCCTCAGTGATATGATAGGTTATTATTTTTCAGGAATAAAAGAACTGAAAATTCTGAATATAAAATCAATTGTTGGTTTGGCGATTACCCTTGTTTTTTCTTTCCTGTTGATACCTAAATACGGAATTTTGGGCGCTTGTATAGTGACGACTTTATCCTATTCAGTTTCGGCTTTATTGCTGTTTCTAAAATTTTACCGTTCTACTGATTTTCGTATTCAGGATTATCTGATTACCAAAGAAGATCTCCGTTTGGCCAAAGAAAAATTGATGAAAAAGTAAATCTCTTTTACTTTAGAAAATCAGGCGTTTTGCTTATTTTTACCCAACAAAATCAGAAGTATGTGCGGAATTTGCGGTTATTATTCATTTCATAAAAATATTTCCTCTAAAAATATTACAGAGATGAATCAGTCGATCAGACATCGCGGTCCCGATGATGAAGGATTTTGGCTTTCCGACGGTGTTGATGGCAGAAATTTTTCCGGACATGACTCTACGGAAAAGATCAAAGAAGGATTTCCGATTTTGAAGGAAGAAAACTCAGCAATAGCTTTAGGTTTCAGAAGACTATCGATCCTTGATCTCTCTGAAAAAGGGCATCAACCTATGCTTTCTGAGGATGAAAAAATAGTCATCACCTTCAACGGAGAAATTTATAATTTTAAAAAACTCAGAAAAGAGCTTGAAGTTTTAGGATATCATTTTCAAAGCCAATCTGATACGGAGGTTATCCTCAAATCATATATAGAATGGGGAGTCTCAATGTTTGTAAAGCTTGACGGAATGTTTGCGATCTGCATTGTGGATCTGGAGCAGCAAAAAATTATTCTTGGCAGAGATAGAATAGGTCTAAAGCCTTTATTTTATTCTAAGAATGAAAACGGATTAATTTGGGCTTCCGAGATTAAAGCAATTCTGAAAAACGAATTTATAAAACCTGAAATCAATTGGAACGGAGTCTACACCAACTTTCTTTTCCAGACGACATTAGCTCCTGAAACCTGTTTTAAAGATATTTTTTCATTGGAGCCGGGGTCTTTTATGAGCATTGATCTTAAGAATCAAGGAATTATTAATGAAAAATTCTGGGAACTTTCCCTACAATCAAATTCAACGATTTCAGAAAAGAAGGCTGTGGAAAAAATAGATCTTTTACTTGCTGAAAGTGTTTCTGAACAGCTTCATGCCGATGTTCCCGTTGCCAGTATGATGAGCGGAGGAATTGACTCTACTTTGATTACTTCAAAATCAAAACCTTTTAAAAAGGATATTAATGCCTTTACCATTTCTTACAAATTTTCGGAAGAAGAAGTGAAAAATGCGTGTTTAGTTGCTCATACTCTTGAAATTCCACATCATATTAAAAGTATTAGTGACGAAGAAGTTTTGTCTGAGCTGAAGGAAAATATTCAGCATTTTGAGGAACCCTATAGTAGTTTAGAGGTGTTAACAAATGCTGCTGAATATGCTAAAAAATTAGGCTTCAAAGTTGTGTTAAGCGGAAATGGAGCAGATGAACTTTTTGCAGGATATTCTCACTCTTTAAAGCTGAATAAATGGCTTTTTCTAAGAAATTTCAATTTTGTAAGGCATTTTCTTGTTACTCAGGATCAGTTTTCAAAAAAAGTAAAAAATTACTTTTCTCAGGATACAATGTTTGATTTCTTTAGACAAAGTCAGGTAGGGATGAAACCTTCTGAGGCAAAATCGGTTTTTAATCCTGCTGTTTTCAAAAATATTAATTCAGACCTTAAGCAATATCATCTACAAGAAACCAAAGATTATAAAGGATATTTTGAATATGATATGAAGTATTCACTTTCTTCACATCACGTTTTCAGAGATGATCTAAGTGCCATGAAATACGGAGTGGAGTTCCGTTATCCGTATTTAAGTAATGACTTGATTGATTTTGTTGCTTCGGTTCCTGAAAATCTGAGATATAACGGGATTCAGAATAAACCATTGTTGAGAAAAATTGCGGAAAAATATCTTCCTGAAGAGGTTTTGAAAATGCCTAAAAGAGGTTTTTCATTTCCGTTATATGATTTTATTAAAAATGAAAGCTGGGTAAGAGATTTTATTAGTAAACATTTGGAAAGTCTTAAAAAAAGAAACTTTTTCAATGCTGAAATTATTGATGAATGGCGGCAAAATCAGAATGACATTTATGATTGTGTAAAGATCTGGCAGCTTGTAACCTTTGAGTTATGGTATCAGAAATATTTTGAAAATCTGTAAGGAGACTAAAAATTAATATTTTACCTTTGCAGTATGAAGAAATCTTTTTGGGGGATAACAGTTATTTTATTGGCGCTTCTAAGCTGTAGGAGTGATGAAGAATCTTTACAGAAAATTGACCAGGTTTTTAATCTGTATATAAAGGATTCCTCGGGTAAAGATCTGTTAAATCCTACAAAAGTGGGTTCTTTTACAGGAGTTTCCTGGAATGATGAATTGGCAGATACTGATATAGCCAGTGTAAATTTCAGTCGTAAAATGCTTGCCGACTCTACTTACTATGCAGAATATACAGACGGAGCAACAAGGCAGCTTTATGATGGAACTGATCCTGACAACAAAATTTACCGGTCGGAAATTCAGGTTTCTCTGATCAAAAAAATATCCGATACTCAAAATGCACCTGTAGATATTGATACACTGGAAATTTACTACAGAATGAGCCCTTCTGTTTTTGAGGTTTCGAAAGTTTATTACAACAAAGTTTTAAAGTTCTCGAAAACGTCTGATGAACCGAATGTGGTGACAATTATAAAATAATCTTAAATTTGCACGAACAGTTCAAAGTTCGGGGTTCAAAGTTTTAAGTAACTCAACCTTAAACCTAAAACTTTTAAACATTAAACTTTTATGTTACAAGTCAATTTTTTGCGCGACAACAAAGAACGCGTTTTAGAAGGTCTTAAGAAAAGACAATTCAAGAATCTTGAGTTGGTAGACGAGGCTATTGCTACTGACGAAGAAAGAAAAAAAATTCAGTTTGAACTAGATTCCCAGCTTTCCGAAATTAACAAAATCTCCAAAGAAATCGGAATGTTAATGAAAGAAGGGAAAAAAGAAGAAGCTGAATCTGCAAAATCTAAAACAGCACAATATAAAGAGTCGACGTCGGAATTGAAATCTCAATTGGATGTAAAAGAAAAAGCTTTACTGGATATTTTATATCAAATTCCTAACATCCCGAATGAATTGGTGAAAAATGGTGCTTCTGCAGATGATAATGAAATAATCTATCAGTCTCATGATGTGGAAGGATTAGGTGAAGGAGCAATTCCTCACTGGGAACTGGCAAAAAAATACAATCTTATCGATTTTGAATTGGGAGTAAAAATTGCCGGAGCAGGATTTCCTGTGTATTTAGGGAAAGGAGCGAGATTACAAAGAGCTTTGGTTCAGTATTTTTTAGATAAGAATATTGAGAAAGGATATATGGAAGTAAATCCGCCTCACGTTGTGAATGAAGCTTCCGGATACGGAACAGGGCAGTTGCCGGATAAAGAAGGCCAGATGTACCACGTTGGAGCAGACGATTTGTATTTGATTCCTACAGCGGAAGTTCCGGTGACTAATTTGTACCGTGATGTATTGTTGGACGAAAAAGATCTTCCGATCAAAAACACGGCCTTCTCTCAGTGTTACAGAAGAGAAGCGGGAAGTTACGGAGCACATGTAAGAGGACTGAACCGCCTTCACCAGTTTGAAAAGGTGGAAATCGTAAGAATTGAAAAGCCTGAGAATTCTTATGCTGTTCTGGAAGAAATGGTAGAACATATCAAAGAAATTTTAACGGATCTTGAGCTTCCTTACAGAGTATTAAGACTTTGCGGTGGAGATACTGGCTTTGCTTCTGCAATGACGTATGATTTTGAAGTGTGGAGTGCTGCTCAGGAAATGTGGTTGGAGGTAAGTTCTGTTTCTAACTTTGAAACTTTCCAGGCCAACAGGTTGAAATGCCGTTACAAAGCGGATGGGAAATCTCAACTGGTTCATACATTAAACGGCTCTGCAATGGCGTTGCCAAGAATAATGGCTGCTGTGCTTGAGAATAATCAAACTGCAGAAGGAATTAAACTTCCTAAGAAAATTGCTGAGTACGCAAGATTCGATTTGATTAACTAATCAGACTATATTTTATATAAAAACCCACCGGATTTTTCTGGTGGGTTTATTTTTTATTCAGTAACGATAACGATTTTCTTATCTGAATTTTTAAGTGGTTTTTGGGAGTCTCCGAACATTTCATTCAGATTGTAATCCACTCTTATCGTATGATCATCTACTTTGGTGATCCAGTCGTGCTTTCCTGAGATAGACTTTATCTTGTTTTCAAATTTTATGGTCGTACTCATTTTCTTCAGCATCATTTTCATCATAGATGAGGCGGATTCAGCTGTAGTATCATCTTCTCCCGGAAGCCCTTTTCCTGAAAGAATATCTTTAAAGCCGTTGATATTTAAATTTTCAGTATCTATGGTAAGGGTTTTTCCATCCCACATATTTAAAGCCATCTGATCGATAGGAAGTTTTTCGTTTTTAGACATATTGCCTATCGTATTGTAATCTGCTTTTGTAAAGTGATCCATCTTCATAGAAAAACCTGCAAGTTCATCTTTATCAAAATTAGATTTCATGAATACCTTTTTCATGATTCTGATGGAATCTGGATTGGTTGTTTTTAACTTTCCCTCCTTTTTTTCCATTTCATAAAGGCTTGTCCATGTTCTTGGAAGCTTTTCCAGTTCTGCAAGTTCTTTTTTATCATTTTTTACAGAATCCGGCATCATAGATTTGAACATGGCCATGGCATCTTTCATATCAATATCCATCAATGCTGTAGAGGCTGCATCCTTATGAAATACAATTTCCGAGTTTACCGTACACGATTGAAGGGCAAAAAGGCTGATTACAAGTAAAAATAAAATCTTTTTCATATGTGTTGGTTTAATAGATTAATGACAATTTGTATTGTTATGATTATGGGTGCTGTGATCACCGGGTAAATGGCAGTCTCCTTGATTATCCTTGGAAACGGTCATAGCTGCTGCAGGCGGTGAGATATAAGGAATTCCGAGCTCAAGACCCCGAAGAATAAATAATCCTCCTAAAACGATCATTACCACAGGAATTACTTTTAAAACTTTCACTCTGAAAGCCTGATTCATGAGATTTCCTACTAAAACTACCGCAAACATAAACGGAAGTGTCCCCAATCCGAATAGAGACATATATAAAGCGCCCTGCCAGATTCCTCCACTTGCCAGGCTTGCTGTCAATGCCATATAAACCATTCCGCAAGGTAAAAAACCATTGAGAATACCTGTAGTAAATCTGGAACGGTAATCTGCCTTCTGAAGAAGCTTTCCTAAATTCGATTTTACAGAAAACAGAAATTTAGAAAAGAGAGGAATCTTGGAGGCAAAATCTTTCCCTCCGAAAGAAAATAAAGCCATGATAATCAATAAAACTCCCACTAAAATGGTTAAGTATTTTTGAAAACCGGCCATTTCAAATCCCTCGCCAATAATTCCCAAGATAGCACCCAAAAGAGAATAAGTGAATATTCTTCCGAATTGGTACGTCAGATTTTGAAGGTAATAATTGGTGGCCTGCTTTTTAGTTAATCCCATCGACAAAGCAATAGGGCCGCACATTCCGATACAATGAAAGCCGGATGCGAAGCCTAAGCCGATTGCCGATACAATAAGTGCTATTTCCATATCACATCATAGTCCATTCTGTAGTCTGTCTTGTCTTTGGTCCAGGTCAATCTCAACGTATAATTTCCAAGTCTTAAAACCTGACTAGGAATGGTAAAAGATTTATTGGCATCAAGTTGTACAGCTTTATGTATATCTAAATTCTGATCGTCAGTTCTGTTTAAAACAAATTTTACCGTAGTATTGGAATTGTCGTAATCTTTAGGAAAAGATATAGTAATTCCCGATTTATCTTGCTTATATACAGGTTTTTCCTGCAAATCATCGGCTCTTTTTTTAGCATCAATTACATCCTGGTATTTCAGCTCTTCTTCATAATAATTATCCGTTACCATTTCAGAATTCTTCTGCCCGTTTGTAAAAAGAAACATCATCGATAAAATAAAAATAATGAATGCAGCCAATGCAATTACAATACCGTGTCCCCAACTAAAGTTTTTCATACTAAAAATTAAAATTGTAATTTAAAAGGTCCTTCAAAATACGTCTGATAAGAATCAACAAGCTTACCTTTCATATCATAAACGCCTATCGTAATATTTTGTTTAGATAATTTCATTTCATTCTCCGGAAAACTGATATTGATTGTCCCTTTTGAGATCTTATCTCTTTCTACTGTAATCTTGCTTGAAGCACTGTAAATAATTTCTCCATGTTTTGGTTCAATTACTTTTATCGTTACCACCTTTTTATCATTCGTTTTATTTAAGAATGTATAATTGTAAGTATTGGTAATTTTTCCGTCTCTTACAAAGAATGTGCTTCCCGCCGGTTTGATGAATTTGGCTTCCATTTCTCCACGGCTTGACAATAAATAACCTAAAAATCCTACCAATACTAAAAGAAGGATGGCAAAACCTTTCATTCTTCCGGTAAACTTGAACGGAGTCTGTTTTTCAATTTCGTTTTCGGAGGCATATCTGATCAATCCTTTTGGCAGGCCTACTTTTTCCATTACTTCATCACAAGCATCAATGCAAGCGGTACAGTTTACACATTCCAGCTGTTGTCCGTCTCTGATGTCAATCCCAGTAGGACAAACCACGACACATTGGTGACAATCTATACAATCTCCTTTTCCTGCCGCTTTTCTGTCTTCACCTTTTCTCCATTTAGATCTGTTTTCTCCACGTTTGAAATCATAGAATACATTGATGGTATCTTTATCAATCAATACTCCCTGAAGTCTTCCGTAAGGGCAAACCAAAGTACAAACCTGCTCTCTGAACCAAGCAAATACAAAATAAAATGCTGCGGTAAACAGAATCATTACCATGAAGTTGGTAGGGTGGGCAAACGGACCTTGTGATACAATATTAAATACTTCTTTATACCCTACGATATACATGAACATAAAGTGAGTAATAATTAAAGAGATAATAATAAACACCGTCCATTTCAAACTTCTTTTCCAGATTTTTTCGGAATTCCATTCCTGGCGGTCCAGTTTCATCTGCTTATTTCTGTCCCCTTCAATCAGATAATCTATTTTACGAAATATAGATTCCATAAAAATTGTCTGAGGACATATCCACCCGCAGAAAATTCTTCCGAATGCAATCGTAAATACAATAATGAAAATAAGGGACGCAATAGCTCCTAATGTAAGAATGAAAAAGTCCTGAGGGTAGAAAGGCTGTCCAAAAATGAAAAACTCCCTGTCAATAACGTTAAATAGGATTAAAGGGTTACCGTTAATCTTAATAAATGGGACTGTAAAATAAATAATAAGCAAAATATAGCTTACAATATTTCTGTAGTTGGTATATTTTCCTTTTGGTTTTCTCGGGAAGACCCATTTTCTTTTTCCCGATTGTTCCATGGTGCCAATAGAGTCTCTATAAGTTTCGGGATCGAGTACCTGTCCTTGTCCTCCTCTTGCTTCTATTTCTTCTATTTCTGACATTGCGTAATATATTTAAAAAAGAAAAACATAATTCGTTACTATTTTATTCTAATAACCAATTATGTTTTTCATATGACTTAATTTTTTTTAAAATTATTCTTTTTCCCAGTGAGCTTCTGTTCCCTGAGGAGCAGCTCCACCCTGAGCAGGTGTTACTGGAGGCATTTCCTGATTGATGTGATATACATACGCTGCAATCTTTTCAATTTCAGCACCAGAAACTTCTCCGTTTTTACCGAATGGTCTCATCGTAGGGTTGTTAGGAGAACCGTTCCAGTCCATATGGAAAACGTTTTTGAATAATGTTTTCTCCGGCTGGTTTATCCAGAAGTTATCTGTCAGGTTCGGCCCGATACCACCACTACCATCTTCTTTGTGACAAGATGCACAGTTGGTTTTGAATAACTCTTTACCTTCTGCAATATTATCAGCTGAATATTTTGCTGTCTCAATCGTTACTGGAGGCTGGCTTGCATTATAAATTTCAATAGCTGCCATTTGCTCTTTATATTCTTTTTCATATTCGCTTAACGGGTGAGCGAAATCGGTAAAAGAGAATGCTGCAACATATACAATACAAAAAGCAGTCCCAAAATAGAATAAACCTACCCACCATTTTGGTAATTGATTATCCAACTCCATGATTCCGTCGAAACCGTGGTCGATAAGGATATCTTTTTCTTCTGTATCAGATTGCTTTTTGAAAGCCGCATCATACATTCTTCTCAAGAAAGGAATTTTCTTTTCTGCTAAGTATGCTGCTTTTTCTTCTGCAGATAGTTTTTTGAATTTATTATTTTCAATTAAATCTCCAATTGCACTGTGAATGTAAGCCAAAATTGCACTTATGACTACAGTTCCCCAGAAATAAGGAGACGTTAAAAACGAGTAGCTTTGTACAAACAAATAATAAAAAACTATTAGAAGTCCAATTATTATTAAAATGTTTACAACAACCGGTGTTCTTTGTTTCATAATAAATAGTTTAATTTTTTAAATTAAAATCATCTTCATCATCCTGCAGAGGAGCCTCTTCTTCTTCTTTGTAATACTTTTTAGGTCTGCTAAAAACATATATGATCAAAGCTACGAAGAACAGTATAAAGAAAATCAGAGCCAGTGTCTGGTAAAAACCAGCATTTTCTGTATTGGATAATATATCTTTAAAGTTCTGAGGAATCATAGACTTTTTAACGTTTTAGTTATTACTTGCTGTTTTAATTTCAGTTGTCTTAATATCTGTACCTAATCTTTGTAAATAAGAGATAAGAGCTACAACTTCTTTTTTCTCTAGTTTTACATCAGGTCTCTTTGCA harbors:
- a CDS encoding cbb3-type cytochrome c oxidase N-terminal domain-containing protein → MKQRTPVVVNILIIIGLLIVFYYLFVQSYSFLTSPYFWGTVVISAILAYIHSAIGDLIENNKFKKLSAEEKAAYLAEKKIPFLRRMYDAAFKKQSDTEEKDILIDHGFDGIMELDNQLPKWWVGLFYFGTAFCIVYVAAFSFTDFAHPLSEYEKEYKEQMAAIEIYNASQPPVTIETAKYSADNIAEGKELFKTNCASCHKEDGSGGIGPNLTDNFWINQPEKTLFKNVFHMDWNGSPNNPTMRPFGKNGEVSGAEIEKIAAYVYHINQEMPPVTPAQGGAAPQGTEAHWEKE
- the ccoG gene encoding cytochrome c oxidase accessory protein CcoG; the protein is MSEIEEIEARGGQGQVLDPETYRDSIGTMEQSGKRKWVFPRKPKGKYTNYRNIVSYILLIIYFTVPFIKINGNPLILFNVIDREFFIFGQPFYPQDFFILTLGAIASLIFIIVFTIAFGRIFCGWICPQTIFMESIFRKIDYLIEGDRNKQMKLDRQEWNSEKIWKRSLKWTVFIIISLIITHFMFMYIVGYKEVFNIVSQGPFAHPTNFMVMILFTAAFYFVFAWFREQVCTLVCPYGRLQGVLIDKDTINVFYDFKRGENRSKWRKGEDRKAAGKGDCIDCHQCVVVCPTGIDIRDGQQLECVNCTACIDACDEVMEKVGLPKGLIRYASENEIEKQTPFKFTGRMKGFAILLLVLVGFLGYLLSSRGEMEAKFIKPAGSTFFVRDGKITNTYNYTFLNKTNDKKVVTIKVIEPKHGEIIYSASSKITVERDKISKGTINISFPENEMKLSKQNITIGVYDMKGKLVDSYQTYFEGPFKLQF
- a CDS encoding FixH family protein encodes the protein MKNFSWGHGIVIALAAFIIFILSMMFLFTNGQKNSEMVTDNYYEEELKYQDVIDAKKRADDLQEKPVYKQDKSGITISFPKDYDNSNTTVKFVLNRTDDQNLDIHKAVQLDANKSFTIPSQVLRLGNYTLRLTWTKDKTDYRMDYDVIWK
- the serS gene encoding serine--tRNA ligase → MLQVNFLRDNKERVLEGLKKRQFKNLELVDEAIATDEERKKIQFELDSQLSEINKISKEIGMLMKEGKKEEAESAKSKTAQYKESTSELKSQLDVKEKALLDILYQIPNIPNELVKNGASADDNEIIYQSHDVEGLGEGAIPHWELAKKYNLIDFELGVKIAGAGFPVYLGKGARLQRALVQYFLDKNIEKGYMEVNPPHVVNEASGYGTGQLPDKEGQMYHVGADDLYLIPTAEVPVTNLYRDVLLDEKDLPIKNTAFSQCYRREAGSYGAHVRGLNRLHQFEKVEIVRIEKPENSYAVLEEMVEHIKEILTDLELPYRVLRLCGGDTGFASAMTYDFEVWSAAQEMWLEVSSVSNFETFQANRLKCRYKADGKSQLVHTLNGSAMALPRIMAAVLENNQTAEGIKLPKKIAEYARFDLIN
- a CDS encoding MATE family efflux transporter; translated protein: MQLKVVKTFISRFLILILSFGLVIFSTNMWGSEGKGTISIVIANAAIVSFFSSIFAGSSTSYFASKFKTEQILIYSYIWSVIMGILIPVIFSFADIQAKYLMDLIGISVFSALLSVNVNLFIGKQNIRLFNVYTVLQQLVHILFISVFIYILQQKDVSVYFGAQICCLALLFLTSFFQVIRECKISDISLSKNVFKSMFEYGWKTQLSAFIQFLNYRLSFYFLEYFEGIGSVGVFSIGITFSEAIWTITRSIAVILYSDVVNSKSREESILKTKSSLKLSFLLMLIFLLGIIIIPGSLYEMIFGRAFRGTKEIMLLLSPGILAIALSDMIGYYFSGIKELKILNIKSIVGLAITLVFSFLLIPKYGILGACIVTTLSYSVSALLLFLKFYRSTDFRIQDYLITKEDLRLAKEKLMKK
- a CDS encoding sulfite exporter TauE/SafE family protein, giving the protein MEIALIVSAIGLGFASGFHCIGMCGPIALSMGLTKKQATNYYLQNLTYQFGRIFTYSLLGAILGIIGEGFEMAGFQKYLTILVGVLLIIMALFSFGGKDFASKIPLFSKFLFSVKSNLGKLLQKADYRSRFTTGILNGFLPCGMVYMALTASLASGGIWQGALYMSLFGLGTLPFMFAVVLVGNLMNQAFRVKVLKVIPVVMIVLGGLFILRGLELGIPYISPPAAAMTVSKDNQGDCHLPGDHSTHNHNNTNCH
- a CDS encoding cbb3-type cytochrome oxidase subunit 3 — encoded protein: MIPQNFKDILSNTENAGFYQTLALIFFILFFVALIIYVFSRPKKYYKEEEEAPLQDDEDDFNLKN
- a CDS encoding glycosyltransferase; the encoded protein is MQKVLFLTTAHHFDDDRIFFHQVKTLAEEGFEVKISSLSSDFQGNVDGVQIESYPILENTVQEKIETFKKICTSFQPDCIICSEPVAVFAAKQYRKKKKTSIIYDITEWYPSMSMLENYSYPAKIFHAVKFFLVQLYAGFLSTYFIFGEETKKFPLAYFFPFKKSMILPYYPDKKYVVSNPKKLTSDKITLCYTGALSEDKGIGNFFKAVDVLSKKMPETIIKLFIVGAARKESDENYFKNLLSEYNFEHIEIRKPTSFEHFTEAFVDADICFDLRELNFENNHSLPIKLFYYIGAGKPVIYSDLKGIREHMDVSEFGKLVDPRNAEIISDLIVNYIRNPEYYYSHAIQARKAFEQQYNWGVIRNSFVDFVKKSIK
- the asnB gene encoding asparagine synthase (glutamine-hydrolyzing); the encoded protein is MCGICGYYSFHKNISSKNITEMNQSIRHRGPDDEGFWLSDGVDGRNFSGHDSTEKIKEGFPILKEENSAIALGFRRLSILDLSEKGHQPMLSEDEKIVITFNGEIYNFKKLRKELEVLGYHFQSQSDTEVILKSYIEWGVSMFVKLDGMFAICIVDLEQQKIILGRDRIGLKPLFYSKNENGLIWASEIKAILKNEFIKPEINWNGVYTNFLFQTTLAPETCFKDIFSLEPGSFMSIDLKNQGIINEKFWELSLQSNSTISEKKAVEKIDLLLAESVSEQLHADVPVASMMSGGIDSTLITSKSKPFKKDINAFTISYKFSEEEVKNACLVAHTLEIPHHIKSISDEEVLSELKENIQHFEEPYSSLEVLTNAAEYAKKLGFKVVLSGNGADELFAGYSHSLKLNKWLFLRNFNFVRHFLVTQDQFSKKVKNYFSQDTMFDFFRQSQVGMKPSEAKSVFNPAVFKNINSDLKQYHLQETKDYKGYFEYDMKYSLSSHHVFRDDLSAMKYGVEFRYPYLSNDLIDFVASVPENLRYNGIQNKPLLRKIAEKYLPEEVLKMPKRGFSFPLYDFIKNESWVRDFISKHLESLKKRNFFNAEIIDEWRQNQNDIYDCVKIWQLVTFELWYQKYFENL